ACCACACTGAACCAGCATTTTAGGAAAGCCTAAATGGAAATAGAAATCctttttacaaacttaaaGGAGTAATTAGCTGTACTGCTATTTTACACATTGGTACTCATGATAAATATAGAACaaatataaactaattataatttgtgaaGCTAGATGGTCAGgaatatgagaaagaaagctGTGAATAAGTAGTCCGGACAATTTTGCAAGTTGCAACGCTCAGAACTCTTAATATATAAGTgaggaaaagaagaataatGAGATTCACTACTAACCATTcaagtttgaatttatttctctGAAAACATGGGACATTTCGCTATCCTCCGGTTGATGTGCACCTGACGATGATATGGGGCTCAAGTAATCGGCTGCCCTCCAGAATTCTTCATGAACACTACTGCATACAGATGCAGGGCTTGGTGGCACTTCAGTTGAATTCTCCtacaaaagtttaaaaataaataaattagaatttcaatgTTACTTGATTAGCAATTAATTCTATTCGAGAagtggaaaataattttcagtcAGTAAAGTCCTCACATGTGTTTCAGAGAAACTCGTCGCCACTGTTGGTCCACTAGTGATATCTTTCAAGAGgttcttttgattttgttcCGATCCCTCCACCAACTTAACTCTCCTACGAAACAGTCTCCCTCTAAGTGTCAAGCTGTACCTAAAGCTCGAAACCTTTTCctttatgttaaatttgtcctttttctgtttttcaatatttaatgagACCTTCTCAATTACTTCATGCTTCCTCCTGATCTGGGCTCCAGTTAATATATGGCGATCCTCCAGAAGGAGTTTCCCGAAGGACGTTCCTGATACGGGAGCAGACAAAGATCTAACTAGATTCCTAGGAGACAAATCCTTGGGATGCATTTCACCCACATTAAGCTCCCCTCTGAAAGACCTGCTTTGCTTTTCTAATTCATCTGTAAGACACTGAGGATAACTAGTTCTACCATCTTTCCATGTACCCCTTGATTGTCCAGCTCCACCCTTCTCAAAATCCGACATGGATAACCTGGAACTATTACGGACAACCTTTGGCACTTCTTGATGTATTTCTCCTCTGAGAACATTCCTCAATCTCTCTGCCAAGAATCTCCTTGTATCTTTGTGAATGAACTCAGGAGAACCTGCTGCATTTAACTGAACTTCACTTCTATTTGATCTTGTAGACACTGAACGGGGTAAATTCATCCCAAGGTCCCTTGAGACACTATCTCTGACCTCTTGTGCTATCCGCCTAGCTATTTCTCTTGGTTCTGACGGCTTTTCCCAATAAGGTGTCTCAATTCCTCCTCCTCTAACAGTTGTACTCCTTTTTGCACTTTTACCTTGCAACTCAGACTTCAGCCTTTCCTTCACCTCTTCAAGAAAATCTTCTATACTACCCCTCTCTTCTGAAATGCTGGGAGTACTGTTCCACAAGTCCTCATTGATGTCGATCCTGTCAGGGCCAGGTCTTAAAATCACAATCTTGGAAGGAGCAGAAACATTATCAAGTTTCTGGTCAGAATTCATGAGTTGAGAGGTTCTAAAGTCTGTTCTTGGGATTCTATTCAAATATCCCTCAGCTGAATAAcataagtttttctttttgcagcTGCCAGAAGTAAGCATTTGGTGTTGATCTACTATTTCTGCAAAATCATTAGGTTCCCTCAGCCTCTCGCTATTTGTGATTCTCTTAGAGTCTGCGTAAAGAAACATCTTTTCTCTGTTGAGGTCCTCTTGTGCAATCAACTGGGCTGTGGCACTGctaaattttataacattAGAACATTCGTTAAATCTTGCTGCTTGCCATGCTTCAAACTCTTTCTTAAACTTTTGCAGTTCCTCTTCTTGAGGATGTTCTCGAGGCTTAGGCCTGTTCAACTTCATATAGCTGTTGTCATGATCAGCATATCTGTCAGTGTAATGGCCAAAGCAGCCAGCTTCCAGCTGCTGAGAGCAATTTGATGTAGAGATACCATGACCATCTGAGCCCTTCCTTGATCGTTTGATATCCATCAACTTGCCCGTTTTACTTTCATTCTTCATATAAACCAGTTGTGGTGCTGATTTTGACTCGAAAGGTAACGTATCAACTCCCATTAGTCGGGCCACTACACTTGGTgcattttttttggaatttggtCTTTCAGATATCTCTTCACTAATTAACTTCTTTATTGGAGCCCCGGAGGAATAGTAGTCCTTAGCAGCTAACTCCTTTGTCATGTCATGAGCATACTGAATATATAAAGCAGTTGAATAGAATCAGAGGAAAccagaagaaaaatgaaaaacaaaacaaaaaagagcaGCTTCAGAATCTCAGATGTCTTTTTAGGATCAAAACAACTTGTGGCTGCTAAGCTTTGTTAGCAGCTTGGGCTTGAATAGCAGACCAGGCAACagattgttttgttttaatgaAGGAGTTAGTTATAACATGAAAGGGTGAGAAGGAGCATATTCTCTCAGAAAGCCCCTTATCACTAAGATAAGATTGGGTCTAAGCAATTATACAGTCACAAGGAAAAGACTGTAGGCTAAGAAGAATAAGTTTGGATCTCAAACATCAAAAGAGTGGTTTGGTTCCTACTGCAGGGCAAACTCCAAgcatttaattctaaattgtCACCCATGCAACTACTTGTTACAAAGAACCAGAGTCTCGATAAAAGAACCCATCCAAGAAGAGCATGAATCTTGGGGAGTGAGGTGCACAAACCAATAATACAGTGAAAAATTCCTAAACTCAACCAAAGCACCAAAAAGGTTAGTTACAAGACGTCCGGACTGTTAAAGACCCAGAATAGCACTAAGAGGCAGAGTTACAAAAGTTCTACACTCCACAAGGACAACACATGAAAAAGCTCAGATAGTTATAACATGAAAGCAACGGAATATTTGGTACCAGTATATTATCTCTCGCAGCATATAAGCCATAGGCTGTTTCCATTGGCAGTTCCAAACTGTTTCTAGGAGCCTCCAGTCCTGAAAAGAAGTGGGAAAGAGCATTACTTCTAGTTACTGATTGAATTTGGTCAGATCATATTTAGTTTTCTACTTTTTCAGGGAACATGGTGCAACAAAATTAGATGATATGATGATAAGCTCCAAATTATCAATGCCCTTAATTTTGGTGAAACTGTAACCCCATtgatccaaattaattccaatttCAAGTTCATAATTATTTGGACAAGAACCAATAGATGACAGATGTGGAAACAGGGAAGAGAACTTCATTGCTGCATAATATTGATCTCAAATTCTCAATCACATGCTATGTACATAACTATTGTTACAGAAACATAAATAACTATAATCAATTCAGAAACTTCAAAATCACATCTAACTCAATCAATCTCATGTCCATTAGGAAGACTCTCGAATGATTAGCTTTAGAAGTGTGGAAATAAGTTGACAAAGCATATCTTAGTAGTTCTGCAACTTGGTCATACTTACCACCAACATGTCTCTTATGTGTACCAACTTTCCTCGCCATGATGTCCTCTCCAATGTCAAGGAGGTCCAACAAGCTTCCCATGCAACAGAACTGTCCCCGAAATAAAGCTGCAATTTCATCAATAAGTCATCTCCGTTCTATCGAGCCTCCACATCACTTattaatgatcaaaattgcaaGAAGCCGCATCCTGCAGAATTAGGGATAGTGTTATATGAGCTCAACATATGGATCCCTTTACAACTATGAAATACATAATTGGTTAAATACAAGGACCCATCTCCTCAGACAATAATTGCATGATCTAATTTCCTGCACAGAGAAAAGGAACTTGGTTCTTGAAGTAATACCAGGGAATTTAGAGGCCAACTGATTGCAATCATTTCAACTCTGAAATTGACCAAGAATGAAGAAACTATATTTCCCTTAACTGTACATGTAAAGAGATTTCTATGGCAAAATCCAATAGTTCTGTAAAACCAAAGCAGAAATTAATCACCCAAGAAAAGAGATCACTTGATGACTACTGCTATTTGTATCATCACATTACAGATCATTTGATGTTAGAGTTGTAAACTTTTCCAAACTTTACTAACTAGCATGATTAAAGAACCACACAGTCAATAAAGTCATACTACTTCCTTATCAGCAACTAGCCAAAATGATTGATAAATGAGTTCATCTCAGATGCAGTAGAAATCTCAACATCACCACATTACTAACAATTATCTGATGATGCAATTCCAATTTTCTCAACCGTCAACCACTAAGATGATTAAAGAAccacaaaaacaataaagtCAGACTATTTCCATATCAGTAACAAGCCAAATGATTGACGCAATATTCCAAATTCAGACACCAACAGAACTGGGCCATCCTCGAACACGTTCTAAATCCATCAAAAACTTGTCAGTTAAAATTCTGATCCACACCAAAAAACAGAGATGCAAAGAACCCACATTGCAGAATCACGAATTATCCCATAATAATGCACTCACCCTTAAGAGCTCCAGCCCAGTACTTCACGAGTTGGCTATGAAAGTCAAACCTCAACCACCAGGGCAGAAGATTGtagaaattgagaagaagaaattggATGGAGGGGAAACAAGAGAACCGCACGCAACCGGATTGGAATATGGAGTagaaagaagatgaagatgaaaaggTAGttagggagagagagagagagaggtggcaataatgagagaagaaaagtaGAAATGGTTATAGCATGACAGTCCATTGCTGGAAATCACACCACCAGCGAACCAAaagcctctctctctctctctctctctctctctctctctctctcctatttcctcttctttttcttttttttttttttcctgtttttGGAAAAGAACGTTTTGTTATTGGGCAAGAATCAAGTGAGGCATGGCCCATGGCAATAGCCATGGTCTTTAAGATACAAAAGAATTAgggaaaatcatatttttagtccctAGGACAAggggttcaaaatttaatccttatttcataaaatttttaacatgatctcaaaatagaaaatagcTCGACACATTTAGTTTTTAATGATCTTAAATGGAGAAAAGTCGAtatatttagtcctttatTACGGGTTTTAcaggattaaatatattgagttttctcaattttaaaatcattttgaaaattccataaaatataGGACTATAAGTATTGAAAAAATGTcgcccaaaaaattattttaaaactgCATCCCAATTACATAGTGTAACTCATTGTGTCATGTGTTTGACCAAATTCAATCCCGACTAGAATTTTCTAATCAACTTATTAGTCAATCTTCGTTGTtcaatatagaaatattaatagagTTGTCCTCGttcaatacaaatatatttttttttggtaaatgtaagtttcattaataaaaagttacatgcgtacagtacaacagtaaGATATCGGTTTCTCTCATGACAGGCCATGGGATACGTCATAGTCTCTATAATGCAGAAGTACTAACAGAGTGTGATAAATTAGCACTAATGATTCTTTGTCTAACGTCGTCCACTATGATGGCAGCAATGGTGCTTGGTGGTCGATCAACAT
Above is a genomic segment from Sesamum indicum cultivar Zhongzhi No. 13 linkage group LG13, S_indicum_v1.0, whole genome shotgun sequence containing:
- the LOC105176006 gene encoding uncharacterized protein LOC105176006; amino-acid sequence: MGSLLDLLDIGEDIMARKVGTHKRHVGGLEAPRNSLELPMETAYGLYAARDNILYAHDMTKELAAKDYYSSGAPIKKLISEEISERPNSKKNAPSVVARLMGVDTLPFESKSAPQLVYMKNESKTGKLMDIKRSRKGSDGHGISTSNCSQQLEAGCFGHYTDRYADHDNSYMKLNRPKPREHPQEEELQKFKKEFEAWQAARFNECSNVIKFSSATAQLIAQEDLNREKMFLYADSKRITNSERLREPNDFAEIVDQHQMLTSGSCKKKNLCYSAEGYLNRIPRTDFRTSQLMNSDQKLDNVSAPSKIVILRPGPDRIDINEDLWNSTPSISEERGSIEDFLEEVKERLKSELQGKSAKRSTTVRGGGIETPYWEKPSEPREIARRIAQEVRDSVSRDLGMNLPRSVSTRSNRSEVQLNAAGSPEFIHKDTRRFLAERLRNVLRGEIHQEVPKVVRNSSRLSMSDFEKGGAGQSRGTWKDGRTSYPQCLTDELEKQSRSFRGELNVGEMHPKDLSPRNLVRSLSAPVSGTSFGKLLLEDRHILTGAQIRRKHEVIEKVSLNIEKQKKDKFNIKEKVSSFRYSLTLRGRLFRRRVKLVEGSEQNQKNLLKDITSGPTVATSFSETHENSTEVPPSPASVCSSVHEEFWRAADYLSPISSSGAHQPEDSEMSHVFREINSNLNELRRKLNQLEGGVQEETINVQQPAEVEAEIDDEAEAYIRDLLIAAGLYDGSYSRSLSKWDPLGKPISTQVFEEVEETYQKNINDEESCRKDHGEKVNHKMILDLLNEVLPSILREPANMSRYAEKAIGRVQKPPHGRNLLAQAWNIIQVYIHPPVDRSYYALDNMLARDLKSNPWSRLMDDDINALVRDIECQIIGDMIEEMVKDIYS